The Pedobacter africanus genome has a window encoding:
- the fmt gene encoding methionyl-tRNA formyltransferase — MRLVFMGTPDFAVAALAALAKAGFDIAAVVTAADKPAGRGQKLQESAVKQYAVAHGLKVLQPLKLKDPLFIEELRALQADLQVVVAFRMLPELVWNMPAKGTINLHASLLPQYRGAAPINHAIINGEKESGVTTFFLKHEIDTGDVIFSEKVSIADEDTAGDLHDKLMNTGAELLVKTVKAIERGDYKEQPQPQSDTLKHAPKIFKEHCQIDWNQPAGVIYNMIRGLSPYPTAFTRLNDKTLKVFRAELEEKETGLAAGAFLSDGKSYLKFAAKDGFIKLTDLQYEGKKRMKVEEFLRGIRL; from the coding sequence ATGAGATTAGTTTTTATGGGCACGCCCGATTTTGCAGTTGCTGCTTTAGCTGCTTTGGCAAAGGCTGGATTTGATATTGCTGCTGTAGTAACCGCGGCAGATAAACCTGCGGGCCGGGGACAAAAGTTACAGGAAAGCGCAGTGAAACAGTATGCAGTAGCCCATGGGTTAAAAGTTTTGCAACCCTTAAAACTTAAAGATCCTTTGTTTATTGAAGAATTAAGGGCCTTACAGGCCGACCTGCAGGTTGTAGTAGCTTTCCGGATGCTGCCTGAACTGGTATGGAACATGCCTGCGAAAGGCACCATCAACCTGCATGCCTCTTTACTGCCCCAGTACCGGGGCGCGGCACCAATAAATCATGCCATCATCAATGGCGAAAAAGAAAGTGGTGTGACTACCTTTTTCCTGAAACATGAAATAGATACCGGCGATGTGATTTTTTCGGAGAAAGTGAGCATTGCCGATGAAGATACTGCAGGCGACCTGCACGACAAGCTGATGAACACTGGTGCAGAATTACTGGTAAAAACGGTAAAAGCGATTGAGCGGGGTGATTATAAAGAACAGCCTCAACCGCAAAGTGATACATTAAAGCATGCGCCTAAAATATTTAAAGAGCATTGCCAGATTGATTGGAACCAACCGGCGGGCGTGATTTACAATATGATCCGTGGACTGAGCCCATACCCTACTGCATTTACCAGGCTGAACGATAAAACGCTCAAAGTTTTCCGGGCAGAGCTTGAAGAGAAAGAAACCGGGCTTGCCGCAGGTGCCTTTCTGTCGGATGGCAAATCTTATTTAAAATTTGCTGCAAAAGATGGCTTCATTAAGCTGACTGATTTACAGTATGAAGGCAAAAAGCGGATGAAAGTTGAAGAATTCCTTAGAGGGATACGGCTGTAA
- a CDS encoding DNA topoisomerase IB: MTGTPDEIIESGLTFATDSQPGVYRKGKPGKFYYVDANNKPVKDGAQLDRIQALVLPPAWTNVWIAAKRNAHLQATGFDAAGRKQYRYHPDWTSRRSDSKYFRLLEFGKALPQARKQIARDLRRKELDERKVLAICLQLMQKTLIRIGNESYKQLYGSYGLSTLKDKHVKINGSGMKLVFTGKKGVKQEISLNDKSLARMVKKCRDIPGQELFQYYVNGSAHKPIDSGRINNYIKEITGNDFTAKDFRTWGGTLEALRQLAICSKAPEPKAKKKVIVEVLDCVAGKLGNTRAVCKSSYVYPLLLQAFENDELGKYLKKINTDQSNALENDEKILMQFLKAAQKK, encoded by the coding sequence ATGACAGGCACCCCAGATGAGATTATAGAAAGTGGATTGACATTTGCAACAGATAGTCAGCCAGGAGTATACAGAAAAGGAAAACCCGGTAAATTTTATTATGTAGATGCCAACAATAAACCGGTTAAAGATGGTGCCCAGCTCGACAGGATCCAGGCACTGGTATTGCCCCCGGCCTGGACCAATGTCTGGATTGCGGCTAAAAGAAATGCCCATTTACAAGCTACAGGCTTTGATGCGGCCGGAAGAAAACAATATCGCTATCATCCCGACTGGACTTCCAGGCGCTCAGATAGCAAGTACTTTCGTTTGCTGGAATTTGGCAAAGCATTGCCGCAAGCCCGCAAACAGATTGCCCGTGACCTGCGGCGTAAGGAACTTGACGAGAGGAAAGTACTGGCCATCTGTCTGCAGCTGATGCAAAAAACACTGATCCGCATTGGTAATGAATCTTACAAACAATTGTATGGAAGCTATGGGCTAAGCACGCTTAAAGACAAACACGTTAAAATTAATGGCAGTGGAATGAAACTGGTTTTTACAGGCAAAAAAGGAGTAAAGCAGGAGATCAGCCTTAACGATAAAAGCCTGGCCAGAATGGTCAAAAAATGCCGGGACATTCCCGGACAGGAGCTCTTCCAATATTACGTAAATGGATCAGCACACAAGCCAATAGATTCCGGAAGGATCAATAATTACATTAAAGAAATTACCGGGAACGATTTTACCGCCAAAGATTTTCGCACCTGGGGTGGTACCCTGGAAGCCTTGCGGCAGTTGGCCATATGCAGCAAGGCTCCGGAACCAAAAGCGAAAAAGAAAGTAATCGTTGAGGTTTTGGATTGCGTAGCCGGTAAGCTGGGCAATACCAGGGCAGTCTGCAAAAGTTCCTATGTTTATCCTTTACTGCTCCAGGCTTTCGAAAATGATGAACTTGGAAAATACCTGAAGAAGATCAATACCGATCAAAGCAATGCATTGGAAAACGATGAAAAAATACTGATGCAGTTTTTAAAGGCAGCTCAGAAAAAATAA
- a CDS encoding exo-beta-N-acetylmuramidase NamZ family protein, producing the protein MTRSLVCALNIILISLLLLACGPSTTVAFNPVVPNPYKVKAEDIDKPKKGKLQTGAEQTELYVPYLKGKRVGMVVNQTSIIGKETTIDSLLKLGVKIVKIFGPEHGFRGNASNGTHVDDEIDTKTGIKVVSLYGKHSTPTKAELSDIDLMVFDIQDVGVRFYTYINTLQHVMEACAANDKEVLILDRPNPNGFYIDGPVLDPQFKSGIGLKPIPAVHGLTVGEYAQMLNGENWLDNKLKCKIKIIKVANYTHDTPYELPVNPSPNLNTPQSILLYPTTCLFEGTYLNYGRGTQFPFTIVGAPALKGKYSFSFTPVSIPGMSESPLFMNQVCYGLDLRNYDTEIFRKTKQINLSWIIELYKNSPNKADFFNSSLSKQMGTIEKLIGVADFRKQIIAGKPEKEIRASWEPGLSKYKTMRKKYLLYP; encoded by the coding sequence ATGACAAGATCCCTGGTATGCGCGCTGAACATTATTTTGATATCCCTGTTACTGCTTGCCTGCGGCCCCTCTACCACGGTTGCCTTTAACCCTGTGGTACCAAACCCTTATAAAGTGAAGGCAGAAGACATTGACAAGCCTAAGAAAGGGAAATTACAGACAGGCGCGGAACAAACAGAATTGTATGTGCCTTATTTGAAAGGAAAGCGCGTGGGAATGGTGGTGAACCAGACTTCCATCATAGGTAAGGAAACTACAATTGACAGCCTGCTGAAACTGGGCGTTAAGATTGTCAAAATATTTGGCCCTGAACATGGATTTAGAGGGAACGCCAGCAATGGCACCCATGTAGACGATGAGATTGATACCAAAACAGGGATCAAGGTGGTATCGCTATACGGTAAACATTCAACACCTACCAAAGCTGAGCTGTCTGACATTGATTTGATGGTATTCGACATCCAGGATGTAGGTGTACGTTTTTATACTTATATCAATACCCTGCAGCATGTAATGGAAGCCTGTGCGGCCAATGATAAAGAAGTGCTGATACTGGACAGGCCGAACCCGAACGGCTTTTACATTGATGGTCCGGTGCTGGACCCCCAGTTTAAATCGGGCATTGGTTTAAAGCCTATTCCTGCCGTACACGGCTTAACTGTTGGTGAATATGCCCAAATGCTGAATGGTGAGAACTGGCTGGACAACAAGTTAAAATGCAAAATTAAGATCATTAAAGTGGCCAATTATACGCACGACACCCCGTATGAGCTGCCGGTTAACCCATCGCCCAACCTGAATACCCCACAATCTATTTTGTTGTACCCAACCACCTGCCTGTTTGAAGGCACCTATCTGAACTATGGCCGGGGTACGCAATTCCCATTTACCATTGTTGGTGCTCCTGCTTTAAAAGGCAAGTATAGCTTTTCATTTACACCGGTAAGCATTCCGGGCATGTCTGAAAGTCCGCTTTTCATGAACCAGGTATGTTATGGGCTGGATCTGAGAAATTATGACACTGAAATTTTCCGAAAAACAAAACAGATTAACCTGAGCTGGATTATAGAATTGTACAAAAACTCTCCGAATAAAGCTGACTTTTTCAATTCCAGCCTGAGCAAACAGATGGGTACGATTGAAAAACTGATAGGCGTAGCCGATTTCAGAAAGCAGATCATTGCAGGTAAACCGGAAAAAGAGATCAGGGCGAGCTGGGAGCCCGGACTGAGTAAATATAAAACAATGCGAAAAAAGTATTTGTTGTATCCTTAA
- a CDS encoding ABC transporter permease, whose protein sequence is MNTEYFIAGRIAIKSERTFSKLIVRIAIAGVMLSLAVMMLSVAIIKGFKTEIQEKVRGYIGDVRVFKFDLNNSFELSPFVPSKETLAKLKNDPEIDFFQPYATKPAIISANNEVEGINFKGIDRSFNWDYLKKHLVSGTIIDFTDSVKASKQIMISQFTANRLKLKVGDNFVMYFVQNPPRRRPFKIVGIYDIGVEEIDKGFVIGDLNIIRRLNNWAPDEIGGIEIRIKDFAKLKEASAHIYNNMELNLKSESVADYFPAIFTWLSLLDINTKVLLVLMMLVGVINMITALLIMILERTNMIGMLKAFGMTDASVMKIFLYNAMYLVGFGLLLGNILGLGLGLLQKYTHIFKLDQSSYYLAYVPIELHFTDVLILNLVTFIICLVVLILPSMLVSRISPLKAIRFK, encoded by the coding sequence TTGAATACAGAATATTTCATAGCAGGCCGCATAGCCATAAAATCGGAACGTACTTTTTCCAAGCTCATTGTTCGCATAGCTATAGCAGGCGTAATGTTAAGCCTGGCTGTAATGATGCTTTCTGTTGCCATCATCAAAGGATTTAAGACTGAAATCCAGGAGAAGGTGAGAGGATATATTGGTGATGTGAGGGTTTTCAAATTCGACCTGAACAATTCTTTTGAGCTTTCACCTTTTGTGCCCTCAAAAGAAACTTTAGCAAAGCTAAAGAACGATCCCGAAATTGACTTTTTTCAGCCTTATGCAACCAAACCGGCAATTATTTCCGCCAATAACGAAGTCGAAGGGATCAATTTTAAAGGGATAGACAGATCTTTCAATTGGGATTACCTCAAAAAACACCTTGTCAGCGGAACGATTATAGATTTTACCGACAGTGTTAAGGCCAGTAAACAGATCATGATCTCCCAGTTCACCGCCAACAGGCTGAAATTGAAGGTGGGCGACAATTTTGTGATGTATTTTGTGCAAAACCCACCACGCAGGCGCCCATTTAAAATTGTAGGCATCTACGATATTGGTGTGGAAGAAATCGATAAAGGCTTTGTCATAGGCGACCTAAATATCATCAGACGCTTAAACAACTGGGCCCCGGATGAAATAGGTGGAATAGAGATCAGGATCAAAGATTTCGCTAAACTGAAAGAGGCTTCTGCCCATATCTATAACAATATGGAGTTGAACCTGAAATCGGAATCCGTAGCCGATTATTTTCCCGCAATTTTTACCTGGCTATCCCTGCTCGACATCAACACCAAAGTATTGCTCGTTTTAATGATGCTGGTTGGCGTTATCAATATGATCACTGCGTTACTTATTATGATTCTGGAGCGGACCAATATGATCGGTATGCTGAAAGCCTTCGGCATGACCGATGCCAGTGTCATGAAAATATTCCTGTACAATGCCATGTACCTTGTTGGTTTTGGCCTGTTGCTGGGCAATATACTGGGCCTTGGCCTCGGTCTCCTGCAAAAATATACGCACATTTTTAAACTCGACCAGAGTTCTTATTACCTGGCCTATGTGCCTATAGAATTACATTTTACCGATGTGCTGATCCTGAACCTGGTTACCTTTATCATTTGCCTGGTGGTACTGATCCTGCCTTCCATGCTGGTCAGCCGGATCAGTCCGCTAAAAGCCATCAGATTTAAATAA
- a CDS encoding alpha/beta hydrolase family protein, with protein MKRLMLSLYLLTGTIALQAQDAIDYQLPPKEIADLLLAKPTPGISLDSKAEWMLLSGRNSYPSVEELALPEYRIAGLRINPENYSPSRQVFISSFSLKNIKTNKTLAVSGLPQPLYAGNVSWSPDEKTISFTHTGKKGVDLYLIDVATQKAKKINKQPLNVVLGAGTMWLDNNTLLYRTAIKPASAAPVKPLMPKGPTVQQNLGKAAPSPTFQDLIKSPYDEQLFEFYATSQLVKNKNGMETPIGKPAIYGSISLSPDKNHMLVRTIRKPFSYLVSAGGFPAVVSITDMNGKVLKELAKLPSTEGTPSGYDNTQNVPRRFDWRDDEAATVTWAQPLDSGLIKKDVEFHDAVFALSAPFNGTAKELFKTKMRYSGTQWGDASLALVTEGLRSKQRQRVSHFNPASGALETLYEGNSTDAYNDPGNPVTTKNKYGRYVVQTVDNGHKLLMNNTTGSSPKGDLPFLAKFDLTTKKNEVIWRCAEGVFEYVTDVIDPAKLVLLTRRESQREVPNYYIKNLVLRVADRQITNFSNPYPALDGVIREKISYKRADGIDLTGNLYLPKGYGPGQGKALPLLIWAYPREFNSAADAAQVRGSKDRFTVISWASPVYWVTQGYAVLDNAEMPVVAAEGKKPNDTFVEQLKLNAEAAIHKLSDMGVADKNRVAVGGHSYGAFMTANLLAHTNLFKAGIARSGAYNRTLTPFGFQNEERTYWEAPQLYYEMSPFSYANKIKTPLLLIHGDSDNNPGTFPINSERLFNAIKGFGGTTRFVFLPYESHSYSGKENILHMLWEMNAWLDKYVKNAK; from the coding sequence ATGAAAAGATTGATGCTTAGCCTGTACCTGCTTACAGGCACCATTGCCCTTCAGGCACAAGATGCTATAGATTATCAGTTACCGCCAAAGGAAATCGCCGACCTGCTGCTGGCCAAACCCACGCCCGGAATAAGCCTTGACAGTAAAGCAGAATGGATGCTGCTGAGCGGACGCAATTCCTACCCATCGGTAGAGGAACTTGCCCTTCCCGAATACCGGATTGCAGGCTTGCGCATCAATCCTGAAAACTACTCACCGAGCAGACAGGTATTCATCAGCAGTTTTAGCCTCAAAAACATCAAGACCAATAAAACACTTGCGGTTAGCGGCTTACCACAACCCCTATATGCGGGAAATGTAAGCTGGAGCCCAGATGAGAAGACCATTTCTTTTACACATACCGGTAAAAAAGGGGTCGACCTTTACCTGATTGATGTTGCAACACAGAAAGCAAAAAAAATAAACAAGCAGCCTTTAAACGTGGTATTGGGCGCGGGTACCATGTGGCTGGACAATAACACTTTGCTATACCGGACTGCAATAAAACCAGCCAGCGCCGCACCTGTAAAACCGCTGATGCCGAAAGGCCCTACGGTACAACAGAACCTGGGCAAGGCTGCACCCAGCCCTACTTTTCAGGACCTGATCAAATCTCCTTACGATGAGCAGCTATTTGAATTCTATGCAACTTCACAACTTGTTAAAAACAAAAACGGTATGGAGACACCGATAGGCAAGCCTGCCATTTATGGAAGTATCAGCTTATCGCCCGATAAGAACCATATGCTGGTGAGGACGATCAGAAAACCTTTTTCTTACCTGGTATCGGCAGGTGGTTTCCCGGCTGTAGTTTCCATTACCGATATGAACGGAAAAGTACTCAAAGAACTGGCCAAACTGCCTTCAACAGAAGGTACCCCCTCTGGCTACGACAATACCCAAAACGTGCCGCGGAGGTTTGACTGGCGCGACGATGAAGCAGCCACAGTGACCTGGGCACAGCCTTTGGACAGCGGACTCATCAAAAAAGATGTGGAATTCCATGATGCGGTTTTTGCGCTGAGCGCCCCCTTCAACGGAACAGCAAAGGAGCTGTTCAAAACAAAGATGCGTTACAGCGGAACACAATGGGGTGATGCCAGTCTGGCCCTGGTGACAGAGGGTTTAAGAAGCAAACAACGCCAGAGGGTAAGCCATTTTAACCCTGCAAGCGGAGCATTGGAAACCTTATATGAAGGAAACAGTACAGATGCCTATAATGATCCCGGAAATCCGGTAACGACAAAAAACAAGTACGGACGCTATGTGGTACAAACCGTAGACAATGGCCATAAATTACTGATGAACAACACCACTGGTTCATCACCAAAGGGCGATCTGCCTTTTCTGGCTAAGTTTGACCTGACAACCAAAAAGAACGAGGTCATCTGGCGCTGTGCGGAAGGGGTATTCGAATACGTGACTGATGTGATAGACCCGGCCAAGCTGGTATTGCTGACCCGGCGGGAGTCCCAAAGAGAAGTTCCGAATTATTACATCAAAAACCTGGTACTACGGGTGGCCGACCGGCAGATCACCAATTTCAGTAACCCTTACCCGGCACTGGATGGCGTGATCAGGGAGAAAATCTCGTATAAGCGCGCAGACGGCATAGACCTTACCGGCAATCTATATCTTCCTAAAGGTTATGGCCCGGGCCAGGGCAAAGCTTTGCCCCTGCTGATCTGGGCATATCCCCGTGAGTTCAACTCTGCGGCTGATGCAGCGCAGGTCAGGGGCTCTAAAGACCGTTTTACGGTCATCAGCTGGGCTTCTCCTGTTTATTGGGTGACCCAGGGTTACGCGGTGCTTGACAATGCTGAAATGCCGGTTGTGGCTGCGGAAGGTAAAAAGCCGAACGACACTTTTGTTGAGCAGCTTAAACTGAATGCGGAAGCTGCTATCCATAAGCTTTCGGATATGGGTGTGGCAGATAAGAACCGGGTTGCCGTTGGGGGCCATAGTTATGGTGCATTTATGACGGCCAACCTGCTGGCCCATACCAATCTGTTTAAAGCGGGGATTGCCCGCAGCGGGGCCTATAACCGGACGCTTACCCCCTTCGGTTTTCAGAATGAGGAGCGCACCTATTGGGAAGCACCACAGCTTTATTACGAAATGAGTCCTTTCAGTTATGCCAATAAGATCAAAACGCCTTTGCTGCTCATCCACGGCGATTCGGATAACAATCCTGGTACTTTCCCGATCAACAGCGAACGTTTGTTTAATGCCATTAAAGGCTTCGGGGGGACTACCCGCTTTGTATTCCTGCCTTATGAATCGCACAGTTACAGCGGCAAGGAAAACATACTCCACATGTTATGGGAGATGAATGCCTGGCTTGACAAATATGTGAAGAACGCAAAATAG
- a CDS encoding ATP-binding protein: protein MTTYSFATRNATIPVAKGGVIDLRGQTLNDKVALNGQWLFYWKQLIGPEDTVPANGVLVNFPYRWTDKIAGKSYPSFGYATYKLTVFLPKKSTSLRISMPEVYSAYKLFINGAEVASNGNVSKSAKGFVPYFEQKIIEVPHGSDTLQLLLQVANFAHSKGGVKKVIAIGDKGNIILKRKQSEAIDLLLTGCLMMGGLFFLGLYLMGNRDKAILLFAFFSIVYSYRIIGIDNYVLHTVVPNLNWYRAIRIEYFSLFCGIGLFALYTRYLYPAEVSPYVIHAISALCFSFSLLSIFLQPVYFTQLINPFLAVMLFCLVYVPYVYMLAYMRKRPGAIYTLMSSFALMPVFAISLLHYWSIIPAYQLIGFIFYITFFFLQSLILSHRVSFEQKKARAEAEQGLKAKSEFLSTMSHEIRTPLNAVIGMSHMLLKNEPRKDQKEQLDVMLFSANNLLSIVNDILDYNKIEAGKVAFEHIEMDICSIAANIVSGLQTSAHDKGIELTLDVDRALKHKLMGDPTRTSQVITNLVHNAIKFTNQGSVQVRVMVAAQTESTVTLNIQVRDTGIGISKDKQKVIFDRFTQADSSTSRGFGGTGLGLSICKRILELQNASLNLISDEGRGSTFYFIQTFDKSTKMLKQHNIEQLPKENEKPLTDIHILLVEDNLMNVLVAQRYLERWGAAIDVALNGQEALEKLDVNKHKLVLMDLHMPVMDGYESSSRMRKNGVTTPIIALTANLPDEIAQRVKEAGINDMVIKPFLPDELYRKVLHHIFRV, encoded by the coding sequence TTGACAACTTATAGTTTCGCCACCAGAAACGCAACAATTCCTGTTGCAAAGGGGGGCGTTATTGACCTGCGCGGACAAACACTGAACGACAAAGTTGCGTTAAACGGGCAATGGCTTTTTTACTGGAAGCAGCTGATCGGGCCGGAGGATACTGTTCCTGCAAATGGCGTGCTGGTGAATTTTCCTTACAGGTGGACAGATAAGATTGCCGGCAAAAGCTACCCTTCGTTTGGATATGCGACCTATAAGCTTACCGTATTTTTACCAAAAAAGAGTACCTCATTGCGCATCAGCATGCCGGAGGTATATTCGGCCTATAAACTCTTCATCAACGGGGCTGAAGTGGCCTCGAACGGAAATGTAAGCAAATCTGCAAAAGGCTTTGTACCTTACTTTGAACAAAAGATTATAGAAGTCCCGCATGGCAGCGATACCTTGCAACTCTTATTGCAGGTAGCCAATTTTGCACACAGCAAGGGCGGGGTAAAGAAAGTTATTGCAATAGGCGACAAGGGAAACATCATTTTAAAAAGGAAGCAATCAGAAGCAATTGACCTCCTGCTTACCGGCTGTTTGATGATGGGCGGTCTCTTCTTTTTGGGGCTCTACCTGATGGGCAACAGGGATAAGGCCATTTTGTTATTTGCATTTTTCTCCATAGTTTACAGTTACAGGATCATTGGTATAGACAACTATGTACTGCATACCGTAGTTCCCAACCTGAACTGGTACCGGGCTATTCGTATAGAATATTTCAGTCTGTTCTGCGGAATCGGATTATTTGCGTTGTACACACGTTATCTTTATCCGGCGGAAGTTAGTCCGTATGTAATCCATGCCATAAGTGCCCTCTGTTTTAGCTTTTCATTGCTCAGCATTTTTCTTCAGCCCGTTTATTTTACCCAGCTGATCAATCCTTTCCTGGCGGTGATGCTTTTTTGCCTGGTCTATGTGCCTTATGTTTATATGCTGGCCTATATGCGAAAAAGACCTGGTGCCATTTATACTTTAATGAGTTCATTTGCTTTGATGCCTGTTTTTGCCATTTCGCTATTGCATTACTGGTCCATCATTCCTGCGTACCAGCTGATTGGTTTCATCTTCTACATTACTTTTTTCTTTTTACAGTCGCTGATCCTGTCGCACCGTGTTTCCTTTGAACAGAAAAAAGCCAGGGCGGAAGCGGAACAGGGACTGAAAGCAAAAAGTGAGTTTCTGAGCACCATGAGCCATGAGATCAGAACACCGTTAAATGCGGTAATCGGTATGAGCCATATGCTGCTCAAGAATGAGCCCCGAAAAGATCAGAAAGAGCAGCTGGATGTGATGCTCTTTTCGGCCAACAACTTACTTTCCATTGTAAATGACATTCTGGACTACAATAAGATTGAAGCAGGGAAAGTGGCATTTGAACATATTGAAATGGACATTTGCTCTATTGCAGCCAACATTGTTTCAGGTTTGCAAACCTCGGCCCATGATAAGGGCATTGAGCTGACACTGGATGTGGACAGGGCTTTAAAGCACAAACTCATGGGCGACCCTACCCGGACATCACAGGTCATCACCAATCTGGTACATAATGCCATAAAATTTACCAACCAGGGATCCGTACAGGTACGTGTAATGGTTGCTGCACAGACGGAAAGCACGGTAACTTTAAATATACAGGTTAGAGATACGGGAATAGGAATTTCAAAGGATAAGCAAAAAGTGATTTTTGACAGGTTTACCCAGGCAGATTCTTCTACCTCTCGCGGTTTTGGCGGCACCGGGCTGGGTCTGTCTATCTGTAAAAGAATTCTTGAACTACAAAACGCTTCATTAAACCTCATCAGTGATGAGGGCCGGGGTTCTACGTTCTATTTTATCCAGACTTTTGACAAAAGCACAAAAATGCTGAAGCAGCACAACATAGAGCAGCTGCCAAAAGAAAATGAGAAACCGCTTACCGATATCCATATCTTACTGGTGGAAGACAATCTGATGAACGTACTGGTGGCGCAAAGATACCTGGAACGCTGGGGTGCTGCCATTGATGTGGCCCTGAACGGACAGGAAGCATTGGAAAAACTGGATGTAAACAAACACAAGCTGGTGCTGATGGATCTGCACATGCCGGTGATGGATGGCTATGAATCATCCAGCAGGATGCGTAAAAATGGGGTAACCACGCCCATTATTGCCCTCACGGCAAACCTGCCTGATGAAATTGCACAACGTGTAAAAGAAGCGGGGATTAACGATATGGTGATCAAACCTTTTTTACCGGATGAACTGTACAGAAAGGTCTTACACCACATATTCCGGGTGTAA
- a CDS encoding VOC family protein, translated as MITLNPYLNFPGTTEEAFNFYKSVIGGEITMVMRFSDMPDDQTPEQDKHKICHMSLQLPGGTVLMATDTLESLGQKLTLGNNFYLSLGVKSKTDADRIFAALSEGGKIEMPMADMFWGDYFGITADKFGTQWMISYNEAQQQK; from the coding sequence ATGATTACGCTTAACCCTTATCTGAACTTTCCGGGAACAACCGAAGAAGCTTTTAATTTTTACAAATCTGTAATTGGCGGGGAAATCACCATGGTGATGCGTTTTAGCGATATGCCTGATGACCAGACCCCCGAGCAGGACAAACACAAGATCTGCCACATGTCGCTGCAGCTTCCGGGCGGAACGGTACTGATGGCGACGGACACACTGGAATCCCTGGGGCAAAAACTAACTTTAGGCAATAACTTCTACCTGTCACTGGGTGTAAAGAGCAAAACAGATGCGGACAGGATATTTGCAGCTTTATCTGAAGGTGGAAAAATAGAAATGCCGATGGCAGATATGTTCTGGGGCGACTATTTCGGGATAACGGCGGATAAATTCGGCACGCAATGGATGATCAGCTACAATGAAGCTCAACAGCAGAAATAA
- a CDS encoding GlxA family transcriptional regulator — protein MKHISVLVPKGATALSCIEGPFILFNRVNDFLAAMGKPPMFIVQLVGLSKDAQVYDRLFRVSPDLVIADVYKTDLIIIPAVNGDMEKVIEDNTDFLPWIAAQHKAGAEVASLCVGAFLLAATGLVNGKRCATHWLSAHHFSKMFPQIEMVSDKVVTDENGIYSSGGANSFWNLLLYLVEKYTDREMAILCSKYFAIEIDRSSQSSFIMFKGQRDHQDESIKKAQDFIELNFQDKISVDQLSDMLAIGRRSFERRFKKATTNTVAEYIQRVKIEAAKKDFETSRKNITEVMCDVGYSDTKAFRTIFKKNTGLSPIEYRNKYNKEALVL, from the coding sequence ATGAAGCACATATCAGTTTTGGTTCCAAAAGGTGCCACTGCCTTAAGTTGCATAGAAGGCCCTTTTATTTTATTCAACAGAGTAAACGATTTTCTGGCCGCTATGGGCAAGCCACCAATGTTCATCGTACAGCTGGTGGGCCTGAGCAAGGACGCTCAGGTATACGACAGGCTGTTCAGGGTGTCGCCCGACCTGGTCATTGCCGATGTCTACAAAACTGATCTCATCATCATACCTGCGGTAAACGGAGATATGGAAAAGGTGATTGAAGATAACACGGATTTCCTGCCCTGGATTGCTGCGCAGCACAAAGCGGGTGCCGAAGTGGCCAGCTTATGCGTAGGCGCATTCCTGCTGGCTGCAACCGGACTCGTCAACGGAAAACGCTGTGCCACACACTGGCTGTCAGCCCATCATTTCAGCAAAATGTTCCCCCAGATAGAAATGGTGTCCGACAAGGTGGTTACCGATGAAAACGGGATCTATTCCAGCGGAGGGGCAAACTCTTTCTGGAACCTCTTGCTCTACCTCGTCGAAAAATATACTGATCGTGAGATGGCGATCCTTTGTTCAAAGTATTTTGCCATAGAGATAGACAGGAGCAGCCAGTCGTCTTTTATCATGTTTAAAGGGCAGCGCGACCATCAGGACGAATCCATTAAAAAGGCTCAGGACTTTATAGAACTTAATTTTCAGGACAAGATCAGTGTAGACCAGTTATCGGACATGCTGGCCATAGGCCGAAGGAGCTTTGAGCGCCGCTTTAAAAAGGCAACCACCAATACCGTTGCCGAATACATCCAGAGGGTAAAGATTGAAGCCGCAAAGAAAGATTTTGAGACCAGCCGCAAGAACATTACCGAAGTAATGTGCGATGTAGGTTATTCTGATACCAAGGCCTTCCGTACCATCTTTAAGAAAAATACCGGCTTATCGCCTATAGAATACAGAAATAAATACAATAAAGAGGCCCTGGTTTTATAA